The DNA segment CGTGAAAAAGAGGGCGAGCCGCGCGCCGCGCCGCCAGGCCAGCGCCGGCTCCGGCACAGAGGCCACCCGCGCCTCAACTCCCATCCACGCCCAATTCGGCCCAGATCTCGCCCCAGCGGACCTCCTGGTGCCGGATGCGCAACCCGGCAGCGGCCATCTCCTGAGCGAAACTCTCCACAGTGTACTCCGTCTTGTGGTCCGGATCGAGCCGCCACTCGACCCCGAGTTCCTGCTTCAGCGGCACACGCCAATCCCGCTCCAGGAGGGGCACCCGGATCAGCAAACGGGAGGGCCGCACGTGCTCCACGACCCGGCGCAAGAAACTCTGGCGCTGGGCGAGGTGCTCGAGCACGTTGGACAAGACCACCACATCGAAACACCCGTCTGGCAATTCGGTCAGCGCGTCTCCCACACAGTACTCGATCCGGGCATGCGCGTGTCGCTGTCGCCCCTCAGCAATGTTCGCCGGGTTGATGTCGATTCCCACCACCTCTGCCCCCGACTG comes from the Gemmatimonadota bacterium genome and includes:
- a CDS encoding methyltransferase domain-containing protein, with protein sequence MLQRLKAAFVWRAAGLWNSVVRVGLDALGVARLQRLVSYLVARRAGTLPPAEALRFLLGLDSSLYSLQGEAAIAYGGGLHTKHRHTRYHDFFVARVAAGERVLDIGCGLGAVAYALAEQSGAEVVGIDINPANIAEGRQRHAHARIEYCVGDALTELPDGCFDVVVLSNVLEHLAQRQSFLRRVVEHVRPSRLLIRVPLLERDWRVPLKQELGVEWRLDPDHKTEYTVESFAQEMAAAGLRIRHQEVRWGEIWAELGVDGS